One Caldisericia bacterium DNA segment encodes these proteins:
- a CDS encoding ABC transporter ATP-binding protein produces the protein MLKVDNLYVSYGPVKALSGVSLKVEEGSIVSLLGPNGAGKTTTLKTICGFLKPDKGKVIFSDRDITGHAPEDIVRLGISMVPEGRRIFPELTVKENLILGTYIRKDRKKSLKDLDKIYSYFPVLKERENQLAGTLSGGEQQMLAIGRALMSNPKILLLDEPSLGLAPILVQEIFSIIKEINKSGVSVLLVEQNAYQALKISNYSYILEVGKIAFEGKSEELLKTKEVRKYYLGR, from the coding sequence ATGCTAAAAGTTGATAATCTTTATGTAAGTTATGGTCCTGTTAAGGCGTTATCAGGTGTCTCCCTTAAAGTAGAAGAGGGAAGCATAGTTTCACTACTTGGTCCAAACGGTGCAGGGAAGACAACGACACTTAAGACAATCTGTGGATTTCTAAAACCTGATAAGGGAAAAGTAATATTTTCTGATAGAGATATAACAGGGCATGCTCCAGAAGATATTGTAAGACTTGGAATCTCTATGGTGCCTGAAGGGAGAAGGATATTTCCAGAGCTTACTGTGAAGGAAAATTTAATTCTTGGAACATACATAAGAAAGGATAGAAAGAAAAGTCTAAAAGATTTAGACAAGATCTACTCATACTTCCCTGTTTTGAAGGAAAGAGAAAATCAACTTGCAGGTACACTCTCAGGTGGAGAACAACAGATGCTTGCAATTGGAAGAGCTCTTATGAGTAATCCAAAAATCCTTCTTTTGGATGAACCATCCCTGGGTCTTGCACCAATACTGGTACAGGAAATATTCAGCATCATAAAGGAAATAAATAAATCAGGTGTGTCTGTGCTCCTTGTGGAACAGAATGCCTATCAGGCACTTAAGATAAGTAACTACTCATACATACTTGAGGTTGGGAAAATAGCCTTTGAGGGAAAAAGCGAGGAGCTTTTAAAAACAAAAGAAGTCAGGAAATATTATCTTGGGAGGTAA